One Citricoccus sp. K5 DNA window includes the following coding sequences:
- the coaE gene encoding dephospho-CoA kinase → MLTRLHNRLGLRTGPAIFFISALIIVVFTLAMAIFPGPVQGAFGVVSTYLRYDVGWFYTLGTTLLVVFAVGLALSRFGRIKLGDDDSQPEFSGMAWFGMLFAAGIGATLMFWGVAEPMNHYANPPLYGTEPLSDQAATQALAISNFHFGIHMWALLVVPGLCFGYFTYKRKLPPRVSSALQPLLGDRIHGPWGKLVDIISVLSTVFGLAVSVGLGAMQINSGMNYVMGVPISGWLQAGIVAIITGIALASALAGLDKGIKRLSYLNIVLAIVLLVYVLMWGATMDTVRGIVESAGAYLSHLPALSFFNDTFGGGEWSGDWTVFYYAWTVTWSPFVGLFIARISRGRSIRAFVTACLGLPTAFVVIWFGIYGLSAFTIDRAEGTAGSLTETIVTDGNVEAALFQLLQSYPLYLATAVLALIVIVIFFVTSLDSGALVLDSMASGHEDVGPKRQRVFWAVSVGLVCAVILVTSGENGLNALQEVIIVIGAPVMALSLFQAWLLLQALREDAGTTRPLRTRQWKQVLPIEEYHRRAHEDEHDLDEYVMRPEYEVGTEPEYEALQPNTYHRQQALESRGLLTVGLTGGIASGKSLVARDLAQWGAVVIDADELARAAVAPGSDALSEIRAVFGPEVIAENGELDRQALAQLVFGNTVARERLNDIVHPRVRQQIQRIAREAGPEAVVVVDLPLLVETASAGEFDVVLTVETTAEARVNRLVHERGMSMQEAWARVDAQATDAERRDVAHEVIVNDASLNDLSEATRRFWDDYVQPALDEHRATTAAGSATPESGAQ, encoded by the coding sequence ATGCTGACCCGATTGCACAACCGACTCGGTCTGCGCACCGGCCCGGCCATCTTCTTCATCTCAGCGTTGATCATCGTCGTCTTCACCCTGGCAATGGCGATCTTCCCGGGACCGGTCCAGGGTGCCTTCGGCGTGGTCTCCACCTACCTGCGCTATGACGTCGGCTGGTTCTACACGCTCGGCACCACGCTCTTGGTGGTCTTCGCGGTGGGACTGGCACTGAGCCGCTTCGGCCGCATCAAGCTCGGCGACGACGACTCCCAACCTGAGTTCTCCGGAATGGCATGGTTCGGCATGCTCTTCGCCGCCGGCATCGGCGCCACCCTGATGTTCTGGGGCGTGGCCGAGCCGATGAACCACTACGCCAACCCGCCGCTGTACGGCACCGAGCCCCTGTCTGACCAGGCGGCCACGCAGGCCCTCGCGATCTCCAACTTCCACTTCGGCATCCACATGTGGGCCCTGCTCGTGGTGCCTGGCCTGTGCTTCGGCTACTTCACCTACAAGCGCAAGCTGCCGCCGCGCGTGTCATCGGCCCTGCAGCCCTTGCTCGGAGACCGGATCCACGGCCCCTGGGGCAAGCTCGTGGACATCATCTCCGTGCTGTCCACCGTCTTCGGCCTGGCGGTCTCCGTAGGCCTGGGTGCCATGCAGATCAACAGCGGCATGAACTATGTCATGGGCGTCCCCATCAGCGGCTGGCTGCAGGCGGGCATCGTCGCCATTATCACGGGCATCGCCCTGGCTTCGGCGCTGGCCGGCCTGGACAAGGGCATCAAGCGCCTGTCCTACCTGAACATCGTGCTGGCGATCGTGCTGTTGGTCTATGTGCTCATGTGGGGTGCCACCATGGACACCGTGCGCGGCATCGTCGAGTCGGCGGGGGCGTACCTGTCCCACCTGCCGGCGCTGTCCTTCTTCAACGACACCTTCGGCGGCGGTGAGTGGTCAGGCGACTGGACCGTCTTCTACTACGCCTGGACCGTGACGTGGTCGCCCTTCGTCGGGCTGTTCATCGCCCGGATCTCCCGCGGCCGCTCGATCCGCGCCTTCGTCACCGCCTGCCTCGGCCTGCCGACGGCCTTCGTGGTCATCTGGTTCGGCATCTACGGCCTGAGCGCTTTCACCATCGACCGTGCCGAGGGGACCGCGGGTTCTCTGACGGAGACCATCGTCACGGACGGGAACGTGGAGGCGGCACTGTTCCAGCTCCTGCAGTCCTACCCGTTGTATCTGGCCACCGCAGTCCTGGCCCTCATCGTCATCGTCATCTTCTTCGTGACGTCACTCGACTCCGGGGCCCTGGTCCTGGACTCCATGGCCTCCGGGCACGAGGACGTGGGCCCGAAACGCCAACGCGTGTTCTGGGCCGTGTCCGTGGGGCTGGTCTGCGCCGTCATCCTGGTGACCTCGGGGGAGAACGGCCTGAACGCGCTCCAGGAGGTCATCATCGTCATCGGTGCCCCGGTGATGGCGCTGTCCCTGTTCCAGGCCTGGCTGCTGCTCCAGGCCCTGCGCGAGGACGCCGGGACCACCCGGCCACTGCGCACCCGGCAGTGGAAGCAGGTGCTGCCGATCGAGGAGTACCACCGCCGAGCCCATGAGGACGAGCACGACCTTGACGAGTACGTGATGCGGCCGGAGTACGAGGTGGGCACCGAGCCCGAGTACGAGGCACTCCAGCCGAACACCTACCACCGGCAACAGGCGCTGGAGAGCCGTGGACTGTTGACGGTCGGCCTGACCGGTGGCATCGCCTCCGGGAAGTCACTCGTGGCCCGTGACCTCGCGCAGTGGGGCGCCGTGGTCATCGACGCCGACGAGCTGGCCCGCGCGGCCGTCGCCCCGGGATCCGATGCCCTCTCGGAGATCCGTGCGGTCTTCGGCCCGGAGGTCATCGCCGAGAACGGTGAACTGGACCGCCAGGCCCTGGCACAGCTCGTCTTCGGCAACACGGTGGCCCGGGAGAGACTCAATGACATCGTCCACCCGCGGGTCCGGCAACAGATCCAGCGGATCGCCCGCGAGGCCGGCCCGGAGGCGGTGGTGGTCGTCGACCTGCCCCTGCTGGTGGAGACGGCGTCTGCGGGTGAGTTCGACGTGGTGCTCACCGTGGAGACCACTGCGGAGGCGAGGGTCAACCGGCTCGTGCATGAGCGGGGGATGTCCATGCAGGAGGCCTGGGCGCGGGTGGACGCCCAGGCCACGGACGCCGAGCGAAGAGACGTCGCCCACGAGGTCATCGTCAACGACGCGAGCCTGAACGACCTGTCCGAGGCCACGCGGCGCTTCTGGGACGACTACGTGCAGCCGGCCCTCGACGAGCACCGCGCCACCACCGCCGCGGGCAGCGCCACTCCTGAGAGCGGAGCCCAGTGA
- the coaE gene encoding dephospho-CoA kinase, with translation MNETEDGMVRPRLHIGLTGGIASGKSTVAAELSALGAIVVDADALSRAVVEPGSEGLGRVREALGPTAIAADGSMDRAAVGKLVFADPEARALLNGIIHPLVRAEGRRLVMEAGPDAVVVQDVPLLVESGQAGTYDLVLVVEADPEERVVRMVRDRGMTEDDARARIAAQATDEQRRAAADVLIVNDAGLEDLRRATRRVWDEYVEPVLGGDQIRRR, from the coding sequence GTGAACGAGACGGAAGACGGCATGGTCAGGCCCCGGCTGCACATCGGGCTGACGGGCGGCATCGCCAGCGGCAAGTCCACGGTTGCCGCGGAGCTGTCCGCCCTCGGTGCCATCGTGGTGGACGCGGACGCCCTCTCCCGGGCCGTCGTGGAGCCCGGCAGTGAAGGGCTGGGCCGCGTGCGTGAGGCCCTCGGCCCCACCGCGATCGCTGCGGACGGATCCATGGACCGCGCCGCCGTCGGGAAGCTGGTGTTCGCCGATCCAGAGGCCAGGGCGCTGCTGAACGGGATCATCCACCCCCTGGTGCGCGCCGAGGGTCGGAGACTCGTCATGGAGGCCGGTCCGGACGCCGTCGTGGTCCAGGACGTGCCGCTGCTGGTGGAGTCCGGGCAGGCGGGCACCTACGACCTCGTGCTGGTCGTGGAGGCGGACCCCGAGGAGCGGGTGGTGCGGATGGTCCGGGACCGGGGGATGACGGAGGATGACGCGCGGGCCCGGATCGCTGCCCAGGCCACGGACGAGCAGCGCCGCGCCGCAGCGGACGTGCTCATCGTCAACGACGCCGGCCTGGAGGACCTGCGCCGCGCCACGCGCCGAGTATGGGACGAGTACGTGGAACCGGTGCTCGGCGGGGACCAGATCCGCCGGCGGTGA
- the uvrB gene encoding excinuclease ABC subunit UvrB, translating to MSLAQKINRQVAPFEVISDYQPSGDQPKAIAELAERVQAGEKDIVLLGATGTGKSATTAWLVEKVQRPTLIMVQNKTLAAQLANEFRELLPNNAVEYFVSYYDYYQPEAYVPQSDTFIEKDSSINEEVERLRHSATNALLTRRDVVVVATVSCIYGLGTPEEYIEQMVTLRRGAEMDRDTLLRQFVAMQYVRNDQDFHRGTFRVRGDTVEIIPMYEELAIRIEFFGDEIEAIQTLHPLTGHVVREEEEMYIFPASHYVAGDERMHRAIGAIEDELRDRLQEFESQNKLLEAQRLRMRTTYDLEMMQEMGYCNGIENYSRHIDGRAGGSAPHCLLDYFPDDFLLVVDESHVTIPQIGAMYEGDMSRKRTLVEHGFRLPSAMDNRPLKWGEFLERIGQTVYLSATPGKYELAQADGVVEQIIRPTGLVDPELVVKPTQGQIDDLLEEIRVRSERDERVLVTTLTKRMAEDLTEYLLEHGVKVEYLHSDVDTLRRVELLRDLRKGVFDVLVGINLLREGLDLPEVSLVSILDADKEGFLRSSTSLIQTIGRAARNVDGQVHMYADRITDSMRQAIDETNRRREVQEAYNKEHGIDPTPLRKKIADITDQLAREDADSADFLAGMGGVKTGFDYGMGKRGYTATISDEQRAAAAHAADGDSADGSGGTGAPDFAKLPAKDLSELIEQMSAQMHQAAVDLQFELAARIRDEVSELKKELRQMQREGHA from the coding sequence ATGAGTCTGGCACAGAAGATCAACCGGCAGGTCGCCCCCTTCGAGGTCATCTCGGACTACCAGCCCTCCGGTGACCAGCCGAAGGCGATCGCCGAACTCGCCGAGCGCGTCCAGGCCGGAGAGAAGGACATCGTTCTGCTCGGTGCCACCGGTACCGGCAAGTCGGCCACCACGGCCTGGCTGGTCGAGAAGGTGCAGCGTCCCACGCTCATCATGGTGCAGAACAAGACGCTCGCGGCGCAGCTGGCCAACGAGTTCCGTGAGCTGCTACCGAACAACGCCGTCGAGTACTTCGTCTCCTACTACGACTACTACCAGCCGGAAGCATACGTCCCGCAGTCGGACACCTTCATCGAGAAGGACTCCTCGATCAACGAGGAGGTCGAGCGGCTGCGCCACTCCGCCACCAATGCCCTGCTGACCCGCCGTGACGTGGTGGTGGTCGCCACCGTGTCCTGCATCTACGGCCTCGGCACCCCGGAGGAGTACATCGAGCAGATGGTCACGCTGCGCCGGGGCGCGGAGATGGACCGGGACACGCTGCTGCGCCAGTTCGTGGCGATGCAGTACGTGCGCAACGACCAGGACTTCCACCGCGGGACCTTCCGGGTCCGCGGGGACACGGTCGAGATCATTCCGATGTACGAGGAACTGGCCATCCGGATCGAGTTCTTCGGGGACGAGATCGAGGCCATCCAGACCCTCCACCCCCTGACCGGGCACGTGGTCCGCGAGGAAGAGGAGATGTACATCTTCCCGGCCTCCCATTACGTGGCCGGGGACGAGCGGATGCACCGGGCCATCGGTGCCATCGAGGACGAGCTGCGGGACCGCCTGCAGGAGTTCGAGTCCCAGAACAAGCTGCTCGAGGCCCAGCGGCTACGGATGCGCACCACCTACGACCTCGAGATGATGCAGGAGATGGGGTACTGCAACGGCATCGAGAACTACTCCCGGCACATCGACGGCCGGGCGGGCGGTTCCGCGCCGCACTGCCTGCTCGACTACTTCCCGGACGACTTCCTGCTCGTGGTGGACGAGTCTCACGTGACCATTCCGCAGATCGGGGCCATGTACGAGGGGGACATGTCCCGCAAGCGCACCCTGGTGGAGCACGGGTTCCGTTTGCCGTCCGCCATGGACAACCGGCCCCTGAAGTGGGGCGAGTTCCTGGAACGCATCGGCCAGACCGTCTACCTGTCCGCCACTCCAGGCAAGTACGAGCTGGCCCAGGCCGACGGGGTGGTGGAGCAGATCATCCGGCCCACGGGGCTGGTGGACCCGGAGCTGGTGGTCAAACCGACCCAGGGCCAGATCGACGACCTGCTCGAGGAGATCCGCGTCCGCAGTGAACGCGATGAGCGGGTGCTGGTGACCACTCTGACCAAGCGCATGGCCGAGGATCTCACCGAGTACCTGCTCGAGCACGGGGTCAAGGTGGAGTACCTGCACTCGGACGTGGATACCCTGCGGCGCGTAGAGCTGCTGCGGGACCTGCGCAAGGGCGTCTTCGACGTCCTGGTGGGCATCAACCTGCTGCGTGAGGGACTGGACCTGCCCGAGGTCTCCCTCGTGTCCATCCTGGATGCGGACAAGGAGGGATTCCTGCGCTCCTCCACGTCACTGATCCAGACCATCGGCCGCGCGGCCCGCAACGTGGACGGACAGGTCCACATGTATGCCGACCGGATCACCGACTCCATGCGGCAGGCCATCGACGAGACCAACCGGCGTCGCGAGGTGCAGGAGGCCTACAACAAGGAACACGGCATCGATCCGACGCCGCTGCGCAAGAAGATCGCGGACATCACCGACCAGCTCGCTCGGGAGGACGCCGACTCCGCGGACTTCCTCGCCGGCATGGGCGGGGTGAAGACCGGCTTCGACTACGGGATGGGCAAACGTGGCTACACCGCCACGATCTCGGATGAACAGCGCGCCGCGGCCGCTCATGCGGCCGATGGAGACTCGGCCGACGGCTCCGGCGGCACAGGGGCTCCCGACTTCGCGAAGCTGCCGGCCAAGGACCTGTCCGAACTGATCGAGCAGATGAGCGCACAGATGCATCAGGCGGCCGTGGACCTGCAGTTCGAGCTGGCCGCGCGGATCCGTGACGAGGTGTCTGAGCTGAAGAAGGAGCTGCGGCAGATGCAGCGCGAGGGCCACGCCTGA
- a CDS encoding TerC family protein: MVINGWTWAITIAVIVALLLFDYFFHVRKAHIPTIKESAIWSSIYVGIALVFGLVFFALGDSQHAIEYYAGYITEKALSVDNLFVFLVIMASFKVPREDQQKVLLFGITFALISRTAFILVGAAVIELWSDVFYLFGLALLLIAGSQLKGALSTDESKDEADNVMVRLAKRIMPASDKYDGDKLFTIENGKKVMTPMLLVMVAIGATDVLFAFDSIPAIFGLTQEPYIVFTATAFSLMGLRQLYFLIDGLLDRLVYLTYGLVAILGFIGVKLVLHALHENNLPFINGGENVPVQEIPTMTSLVVIVIILVITVLASLYSPKGRSLIALQNAEKFAYRYTKLDDSAPTEERREAAEKMDRWTRAAEKVSPKWRDELVEHKDKYSRVIRTAHETRLADAVAAGHEAPVSQHIVDREGPTI; this comes from the coding sequence ATGGTTATCAACGGCTGGACCTGGGCCATCACGATCGCTGTCATCGTGGCCCTGCTGCTCTTCGACTATTTCTTCCACGTGCGCAAGGCACACATCCCCACCATCAAGGAGTCGGCCATCTGGTCGTCCATCTACGTGGGGATTGCCCTGGTATTCGGCCTGGTGTTCTTCGCCCTGGGCGACTCCCAGCATGCCATCGAGTATTACGCGGGCTACATCACCGAGAAGGCGCTGAGCGTCGACAACCTGTTCGTCTTCCTCGTCATCATGGCGTCGTTCAAGGTGCCCCGCGAGGACCAGCAGAAGGTCCTGTTGTTCGGCATCACCTTTGCACTGATTTCCCGGACCGCCTTCATCCTCGTCGGCGCCGCTGTCATCGAGCTGTGGTCGGATGTGTTCTACCTGTTCGGCCTGGCGCTGCTGCTCATTGCCGGCAGCCAGCTGAAGGGCGCGCTATCCACGGACGAGAGTAAGGACGAGGCGGACAACGTCATGGTCCGCCTGGCAAAGCGCATCATGCCGGCCTCGGACAAGTACGACGGCGACAAGCTGTTCACGATCGAGAACGGCAAGAAGGTCATGACCCCGATGCTGTTGGTCATGGTGGCCATCGGTGCAACGGACGTGCTCTTCGCTTTCGACTCCATCCCGGCGATCTTCGGCCTGACGCAGGAGCCGTACATCGTTTTCACCGCCACCGCGTTCTCCCTGATGGGCCTACGCCAGCTGTACTTCCTCATTGACGGTCTGCTGGACCGCCTGGTCTACCTCACCTACGGTCTGGTCGCGATCCTGGGCTTCATTGGCGTCAAGCTCGTCCTGCACGCCCTGCACGAGAACAACCTGCCGTTCATCAACGGCGGCGAGAACGTGCCGGTCCAGGAGATTCCGACCATGACGTCCCTGGTCGTGATCGTGATCATCCTGGTGATCACGGTGCTGGCCTCGTTGTACAGCCCGAAGGGCCGGTCGCTGATTGCCCTGCAGAATGCCGAGAAGTTCGCTTACCGGTACACCAAGCTGGACGATTCGGCACCCACCGAAGAGCGCCGCGAGGCTGCCGAGAAGATGGACCGGTGGACTAGGGCGGCGGAGAAGGTCTCGCCGAAGTGGCGTGACGAGCTCGTCGAGCACAAGGACAAGTATTCGCGGGTGATCCGCACCGCCCACGAAACACGGCTGGCCGATGCCGTGGCTGCCGGTCACGAGGCCCCCGTTTCCCAGCACATCGTCGACCGGGAAGGCCCGACGATCTAG
- a CDS encoding alpha/beta fold hydrolase, protein MTPGAAGDPRTFARPAEVIASGVCTHRAGPSARLLDGTRITDHWFDLPLDHARPEGALIRVYAREYVSGLNPDTTAPLDSSADVGAAGAGHGLPWLLFLQGGPGGKGVRQAQLGGWMKEVAQRFRILMLDQRGTGLSTPANRNTLPLIGTPEEQADYLVHLRAPSIVQDAELIRLMLGAEPWTVFGQSFGGFCALSYLSWHPEGMSRALITGGLAPLDGPPDRVYRATYQRMRARNEEYFGRFPEDRQILGRVYDAVRAGETGAAPSVLLPDGSPVTVGRVQMLGMFLGGNTRMDQLHYLLQEAFERVPVVPVKVAEGGEVMAGASQDILSDVFLHGLYQQVSRATNPLYLVMHESIYAQPAQVSQAQQDSPPLAQLASPPEDDATDTAWAAQRVLRSFPDLADFDPDQTAHPLLTGEMVFDWYADLDPALRPLQAVTEELARRTDWGPLYDLEALATNTVPTAAAIYTHDVYVDRDLSLETASRVQGLMAWETDEFHHDGIGDDGPGILRRLLEMTGP, encoded by the coding sequence ATGACGCCCGGCGCCGCAGGCGATCCCCGCACCTTCGCGCGGCCGGCCGAGGTGATCGCCTCCGGCGTCTGTACCCACCGCGCCGGACCGTCGGCGCGGTTGCTGGACGGGACCCGCATCACCGACCACTGGTTCGACCTGCCCTTGGACCATGCCCGGCCGGAGGGAGCGCTGATTCGGGTGTACGCCCGCGAGTACGTCTCCGGCCTCAACCCGGACACCACAGCACCCCTGGACAGTTCGGCAGACGTCGGGGCAGCCGGCGCAGGGCACGGCCTGCCGTGGCTGTTGTTCCTGCAGGGCGGGCCCGGTGGCAAAGGGGTGCGCCAGGCCCAGCTGGGCGGGTGGATGAAGGAGGTGGCCCAGCGGTTCCGGATCCTGATGCTGGACCAGCGAGGCACCGGTCTGTCCACCCCTGCCAACCGCAACACACTGCCCCTGATCGGCACGCCCGAGGAGCAGGCGGACTACCTGGTGCACTTGCGTGCGCCCTCCATCGTGCAGGATGCCGAGCTGATCCGGCTGATGCTCGGTGCGGAGCCGTGGACGGTCTTCGGGCAGAGTTTCGGCGGGTTCTGTGCGCTGAGCTACCTGTCCTGGCACCCCGAGGGGATGTCCCGAGCCCTCATCACCGGTGGACTGGCGCCGCTGGACGGCCCCCCGGACCGCGTCTACCGCGCCACCTATCAGCGCATGCGTGCGCGCAACGAGGAGTACTTCGGGCGTTTTCCTGAGGACCGTCAGATCCTGGGCCGCGTCTACGATGCCGTTCGTGCCGGCGAGACGGGGGCCGCGCCGTCGGTGTTACTCCCGGACGGGTCGCCCGTCACGGTGGGGCGCGTCCAGATGCTGGGGATGTTCCTCGGGGGCAACACCCGGATGGACCAGTTGCACTACCTGCTCCAGGAGGCGTTCGAACGGGTGCCGGTCGTGCCGGTCAAGGTCGCCGAGGGTGGAGAGGTGATGGCGGGTGCCAGCCAGGACATCCTGTCTGACGTCTTCCTTCACGGCCTGTACCAGCAGGTCTCCCGGGCCACGAACCCGTTGTACCTGGTGATGCACGAATCCATCTACGCCCAGCCGGCTCAGGTCTCGCAGGCGCAGCAGGACTCGCCACCGTTGGCACAACTGGCTTCACCGCCGGAGGACGACGCCACGGACACGGCGTGGGCCGCGCAACGCGTGCTGCGGTCGTTCCCCGACCTCGCGGACTTCGATCCAGACCAGACCGCACACCCGCTGCTCACCGGGGAGATGGTCTTCGACTGGTATGCGGATCTGGACCCCGCCCTCAGACCACTGCAGGCCGTGACCGAAGAATTGGCGCGCCGCACCGACTGGGGCCCCCTGTACGACCTCGAGGCCTTGGCCACCAATACCGTGCCGACCGCCGCAGCGATTTACACCCATGACGTCTACGTGGACCGGGATCTCTCCCTGGAGACGGCTTCCCGGGTCCAGGGCCTGATGGCTTGGGAAACCGACGAGTTCCACCATGACGGCATCGGGGACGACGGCCCGGGCATCCTCCGCCGGCTGCTGGAGATGACCGGCCCATAG
- a CDS encoding GNAT family N-acetyltransferase, with translation MSATTPRTVPGAVRPAVPADVPHILRLIRDLAIYEKEPDAVKTTEAALEASLFGDQPAVFCHVIEDTLRGTVAGPGPEPASLPASGPTVVGMALWFLSYSTWEGTHGIWLEDLYVDPVMRGRGHGKRLLLHLARIAAERGYARLEWTVLDWNEPSIGFYRSLGATSQDEWTTFRLTGAALEDAAGAHPITSDGHR, from the coding sequence GTGAGCGCCACCACCCCCAGAACCGTTCCCGGCGCCGTCCGTCCGGCCGTCCCAGCAGACGTCCCCCACATCCTCCGGCTCATCAGGGATCTCGCGATCTATGAGAAGGAGCCGGACGCTGTGAAGACCACGGAGGCCGCCCTGGAGGCGAGCCTCTTCGGCGACCAACCGGCGGTCTTCTGCCACGTCATCGAGGACACGCTTCGGGGAACCGTCGCGGGGCCGGGGCCTGAGCCGGCGTCGCTTCCGGCCTCCGGCCCCACCGTGGTGGGCATGGCGCTGTGGTTCCTGAGCTACTCCACATGGGAGGGCACCCACGGGATCTGGCTCGAGGACCTCTACGTGGACCCGGTCATGCGGGGACGCGGTCACGGCAAGAGGCTGCTGTTGCACCTGGCCAGGATCGCGGCCGAGCGCGGCTATGCGCGATTGGAATGGACCGTCCTGGACTGGAACGAGCCGTCGATCGGTTTCTACCGGTCTCTCGGCGCCACCTCCCAGGACGAGTGGACGACGTTCCGGCTCACGGGCGCCGCACTCGAGGACGCCGCCGGCGCCCACCCAATCACCTCGGACGGCCACCGATGA